In the genome of Rhizobium sp. NZLR1, the window GGTGCGTCGTGGTGCGACATCGGCATTGGCTCAAAAATTCGCCGGTTCTAGTCCGGCGATCAGTTCCTGCTTGCGGCCTTCGAACCACGGCGGGAAAACCAGCGTGGTGCCGATCTGGTCGGCGGGTTCGTCGAGTGCCCAGCCACCCTCGACGGACCATGCGATTTCGAACAGCGCGCCGCCCGGCGAACGGACATAGCAAGACTTGAAATAATTGCGGTCCTTCTGGTCCGACACGTCGGTGAAGCCCAGGCCTTCGATATGCGCCTTGAGCTTGAGCTGGTTTTCCTCGTTGCCGGTGTTGAGTGCGAGATGGTGGATCGTTCCACCCGCCAGCGTCCAAGTGCCCTGGGGGCCGTTCGACTCGTGCAGCACTTCGACCATGCTGGTCGGTCCGCCGGGATTCGGCACCGAGAACATCAGGCCTTCGTCGCTGTCTGCTTCCTTCGTCATCGACATTCCGACGCCGAGGAAGTCATCCATCGCGGTGCGGTCGAAAACGGCGATCGCCGCGCCGTAGATGCCCTTGATGCCATGCACCGCAACAACGCCCTGTGCCTCGTTGACGATCGAGGCGCGGTTGTCCGCAGGGCTCTCGACCAGTTCGTGCGGAATGCCGCAGGGATGCTTGAAGGCAACGCGGGTGATGCCGAAGCGCGAAATCTTGGCTGCCTCGACGCCCTTGCCGTTCAGCCGGTCGATCCAGTAGCCGGCGGAGCCGACGGGAATGGCCATCTGGATGATCTTGGACTGATTGGTGCCACGCCGGCCGAAAACACCGGGTTTCCGGAACGGGAAGGTGGTGATGATGGTGGAGGCATCGCCGTTCCGAGAGCCGTAATAGAGGTGGTAGACGGGGATCGTGCCGTCAAATAGCACGGTGCGCTTGACCGAATGGAGGCCGAGCACTTTGGTGTAGAAGTCGTAATCTTCCTGCGCACCGTCGGTGCAAAGCGTCAGATGATGATATCCGCTGATAAGGGCCATGTTTTCCTCCTCCGGAAACGGTCTCCAATTCCGGACGCGGGTCCTCCCCCGCGTTCATCCGGAGCCACGGTTGCCGGCAGAGCGAGCCG includes:
- a CDS encoding VOC family protein; translated protein: MALISGYHHLTLCTDGAQEDYDFYTKVLGLHSVKRTVLFDGTIPVYHLYYGSRNGDASTIITTFPFRKPGVFGRRGTNQSKIIQMAIPVGSAGYWIDRLNGKGVEAAKISRFGITRVAFKHPCGIPHELVESPADNRASIVNEAQGVVAVHGIKGIYGAAIAVFDRTAMDDFLGVGMSMTKEADSDEGLMFSVPNPGGPTSMVEVLHESNGPQGTWTLAGGTIHHLALNTGNEENQLKLKAHIEGLGFTDVSDQKDRNYFKSCYVRSPGGALFEIAWSVEGGWALDEPADQIGTTLVFPPWFEGRKQELIAGLEPANF